From the genome of Chionomys nivalis chromosome 19, mChiNiv1.1, whole genome shotgun sequence, one region includes:
- the Kcnk16 gene encoding LOW QUALITY PROTEIN: potassium channel subfamily K member 16 (The sequence of the model RefSeq protein was modified relative to this genomic sequence to represent the inferred CDS: inserted 3 bases in 3 codons; substituted 4 bases at 4 genomic stop codons), whose translation MPWAGLXSCWGCQALPCLXAYTCYLLIGATIFRLLEXQSGDQFQQQKLRFLENFTCLAQQALEQFLQVILEAWVTGVNPKGNPSNXDFRSSFFFEGTVVTITGFGNLAPSTETGQAFCVFXTLISILLNVVFLDLGSGLRAHLTTLDRXEDHSRCSPLLQVLGLALLLTLGTLVILPFTPLLLNDVGGWSFGEGFYFAFITTLSTIDFGDYVVCTDPSKHCVTMNLSLAAVWIFLGKAWLAVVLSLLGFLFLHRCSCLXQFIRGLDLKNGGAPHPRPQKILISA comes from the exons ATGCCCTGGGCTGGTCTCTGAAGCTGTTGGGGTTGTCAGGCGCTCCCTTGTT TGGCCTATACCTGCTACCTGCTGATTGGGGCCACCATCTTCCGGCTGCTGG CTCAATCCGGGGACCAGTTCCAGCAGCAAAAGCTGCGCTTCTTAGAGAACTTCACCTGTCTGGCTCAGCAGGCCCTGGAGCAGTTCCTGCAG G TGATCCTGGAAGCCTGGGTGACAGGCGTGAACCCCAAAGGCAACCCCAGCAACTGAGACTTCAGAAGCAGTTTCTTCTTTGAGGGCACAGTGGTCACCATCACAG GCTTTGGAAACCTGGCGCCCAGCACAGAGACAGGGCAGGCCTTCTGTGTCT TTACCCTGATAAGCATCCTGCTCAATGTGGTCTTCCTCGACCTGGGATCAGGGCTGCGTGCCCACCTGACCACACTGGACAGGTGAGAGGACCATTCCAG GTGTTCTCCGCTCCTGCAGGTCCTGGGCCTCGCTCTGCTCCTGACCCTGGGGACCCTGGTCATTCTCCCCTTCACACCCTTGTTACTAAACGACGTGGGGGGCTGGAGCTTTGGTGAAGGGTTCTACTTTGCCTTCATCACCACCCTCAGCACCATTGACTTTGGGGACTATGTTGTCT GCACAGACCCCAGCAAGCATTGTGTCACCATGAACCTGAGCCTGGCAGCTGTATGGATCTTTCTAGGGAAGGCGTGGCTGGCGGTGGTCCTCAGCCT TCTGGGATTCCTGTTTCTGCACAGGTGCTCCTGTCTCTGACAGTTCATCAGAGGCCTAGACCTCAAGAACGGAGGAGCCCCTCACCCCAGACCTCAGAAAATCCTCATCTCTGCATGA
- the Kcnk17 gene encoding potassium channel subfamily K member 17 codes for MCGPRSPEAPCSARVCRTPGTGLLLLSYLAYLVLGAGVFWALEGRAARYSSHIFQRDKWERLKNFTRLDDPALDQLIRDIIQAYKDGTQLLGSTTSMGRWEFVGSFFFSVSTITTIGYGNLSPETMAARLFCIFFALVGIPLNLVVLNRLGHLMQRGVHRCVQWLGGSWQDPAQAPWLAGSAALLSGFLLFLLLPPLLFSHMEGWSYMESFYFAFITLSTVGFGDYVIGMDPSRKYPVWYKNIVSLWILFGMAWQALIIKMILSLLEMPRDMCTCSLRCIKGPSWRQGQEGERGVQSPGITSGTFRSGYAPSAMLAWWQEPQQPYCTLK; via the exons ATGTGCGGACCACGATCTCCTGAGGCACCGTGTTCGGCCCGGGTGTGTCGGACACCAGGCACGGGGCTCCTTCTGCTCTCCTACCTAGCTTACTTGGTGCTGGGCGCCGGTGTGTTCTGGGCACTGGAAGGTCGTGCGGCCCGGTATTCCAGCCACATCTTCCAGCGCGACAAGTGGGAGCGACTAAAGAACTTCACACGTCTGGATGACCCAGCGCTGGATCAGCTGATCCGG GACATCATTCAAGCATACAAAGATGGGACCCAGCTCCTGGGCAGTACCACCAGCATGGGGCGCTGGGAGTTTGTgggctctttcttcttttccgtGTCCACCATCACTACCATTG GCTACGGCAACCTGAGCCCAGAGACCATGGCTGCCCGTCTCTTCTGTATATTCTTTGCCCTCGTGGGGATCCCACTCAACCTGGTAGTGCTCAACCGACTGGGCCACCTTATGCAGCGAGGGGTGCATCGATGTGTCCAGTGGCTGGGAGGCAGCTGGCAG GACCCAGCGCAGGCACCGTGGCTGGCAGGCTCCGCGGCgctgctctctggcttcctgctctTTCTGTTGCTGCCTCCGCTTCTCTTCTCCCACATGGAAGGCTGGAGCTACATGGAGAGCTTCTACTTCGCCTTCATCACTCTCAGCACCGTAGGCTTCGGTGACTACGTGATCG GGATGGACCCCTCTCGGAAGTACCCTGTGTGGTACAAGAACATCGTCTCCCTATGGATCCTCTTTGGGATGGCCTGGCAGGCCCTGATCATCAAAATGATCCTGTCCTTGCTCGAGATGCCAAGGGACATGTGCACCTGCTCCCTACGCTGCATCAAGGGCCCAAGCTGGAGGCAGGGCCAAGAAGGAGAACGTGGGGTCCAATCGCCGGGCATCACATCTGGAACCTTCCGCTCAGGCTATGCG CCATCTGCAATGCTGGCGTGGTGGCAAGAGCCCCAGCAGCCGTACTGCACCCTGAAGTAG